The Lycium barbarum isolate Lr01 chromosome 10, ASM1917538v2, whole genome shotgun sequence genome includes a region encoding these proteins:
- the LOC132614633 gene encoding uncharacterized protein LOC132614633, translating into MNQRAAVRGRPSGTDGSDFSYRMVVDSRYTKVAKAKSRLAKLIFAQVVTQLMIAANVFISLSKKESPDRVSIFSLVIGFVSVVAGELGRKKSRSNFLKFYVFGSSLAILLSMACLAINNLSLEAFQDFTSLETLKIAIAVVLLGFVVQLFAIGTTVSLIKNMAPPKRAS; encoded by the exons ATGAATCAGAGGGCAGCCGTTAGAGGGAGGCCCTCCGGAACCGATGGCTCTGATTTCTCCTACCGCATGGTCGTCGATTCCA GATACACAAAAGTTGCAAAAGCAAAGTCTCGTCTGGCCAAATTGATCTTTGCTCAG GTTGTCACTCAATTGATGATAGCAGCTAATGTATTTATTTCATTATCAAAGAAGGAGTCTCCCGATAGAGTTTCCATTTTTTCCCTTGTGATTGGCTTCGTGTCTGTTGTGGCAGGAGAACTAG GTCGAAAGAAAAGTCGGTCCAACTTTCTGAAGTTTTATGTCTTTGGGTCATCGTTGGCAATCCTGCTGTCAATGGCATGTCTTGCCATCAACAATCTCTCATTGGAG GCTTTCCAAGATTTTACAAGTTTGGAGACTCTAAAGATTGCCATTGCCGTTGTCCTACTAG GATTTGTGGTACAATTATTTGCAATTGGTACAACCGTTTCTCTTATTAAAAATATGGCACCTCCTAAGAGGGCTTCTTGA
- the LOC132614983 gene encoding ribonuclease H2 subunit A: MGSLGQLPIWASKPCIMGIDEAGRGPVLGPMVYGCLYCARSYQKTLSTLQFADSKTLKEEKREELFEELKTNESIGWAVDVIDPRDLSAKMLKKNKVNLNEISHNSAIGLVRKTLDLGVLLTEVYVDTVGDPEKYRVKLSEIFPAIKFVVAKKADSLYPVVSGASIVAKVTRDRALRDWVLDETAENMQRNFGSGYPGDPETKAWLDNHKHTVFGFPTLVRFSWGTCNAYSKDSVEVVWESDANDEDESKGRASKRQMKLTNIGFTGVKRKSEDIESSGKGRCKFFQARKLELLSQF; this comes from the exons ATGGGTTCATTAGGGCAGCTCCCAATTTGGGCATCAAAGCCTTGTATTATGGGTATTGATGAAGCTGGTCGTGGTCCTGTTTTAG gGCCAATGGTGTATGGATGCTTGTACTGTGCACGCTCATACCAGAAGACTCTTTCCACTTTACAATTTGCAG ACTCGAAGACTTTGAAAGAAGAGAAGAGGGAAGAATTATTCGAGGAATTAAAGACAAATGAATCCATCGGATGGGCTGTTGACGTGATAGATCCTAGAGATCTCTCAGCCAAGATGTTAAAGAA AAACAAAGTAAATCTTAATGAAATATCACATAATTCTGCCATTGGCCTCGTAAGGAAGACACTGGACCTAGGTGTTCTTTTAACGGAG GTTTATGTGGATACTGTTGGTGATCCTGAAAAGTATAGAGTGAAACTCTCTGAAATATTTCCAGCAATCAAGTTTGTTGTTGCAAAAAAAGCTGACAGTCTTTACCCTGTCGTAAGTGGAGCTAGTATTGTTGCAAAG GTTACTAGGGACCGAGCCTTGCGGGATTGGGTGCTTGATGAAACTGCTGAGAACATGCAAAGAAACTTTGGATCTGGATATCCTGgag ATCCTGAGACAAAAGCATGGCTGGATAATCATAAACACACAGTTTTTGGGTTCCCCACCTTGGTCCGTTTCAGCTGGGGAACATGCAATGCATACTCGAAGGATAGTGTTGAAGTAGTATG GGAATCTGATGCTAATGACGAAGATGAGTCCAAAGGAAGAGCAAGCAAGCGGCAAATGAAGCTAACTAATATTGGTTTCACAGGTGTAAAGaggaaaagtgaagatattgaGTCAAGTGGGAAAGGCCGTTGCAAattcttccaagctcgtaaaCTTGAGCTCCTCTCACAGTTCTGA
- the LOC132613768 gene encoding uncharacterized protein LOC132613768, protein MGNCFGSRKSGRVEIAPADMLKKHPSVKLYGHPNSIPTYYIRCALLYKPVTVNFTPSIIHQSPLLQYKSDTVTGSVNDVLRYLDVKFPDPKVLTGGCYDETTPFIVWLVILQHRSMTWHLERMGRWAEDLAARGGKARGDPAMGTPRMEVRKFARGYSQLFELMLEHAQMEERVVFQILEKADRGLSKAANEEHARDLPMMNGIKEDIKSIGVLDSGHPAYQESLCNLSTRLKTLKEHSKKHFEEEEKNLLPLMEATELSKAQQDKVLDQCLDVMQGTHSHLFRFFMEGLLPQDAMHYLDMLSRCSDQNRVTSMLRLIVDKVV, encoded by the exons ATGGGTAATTGTTTCGGGTCGAGAAAGTCGGGTCGGGTCGAGATTGCACCGGCCGACATGCTAAAGAAACATCCGTCCGTCAAACTTTACGGTCATCCAAATAGTATTCCAACTTATTACATTCGATGTGCTCTTCTTTACAAGCCCGTTACCGTCAATTTTACTCCCTCCATTATTCACCAGTCACCGTTACTGCAGTACAAATCCGACACCGTTACAGGGTCCGTTAATGACGTGCTCCGTTACTTGGACGTTAAGTTTCCCGACCCGAAAGTGTTAACGGGTGGGTGTTATGATGAAACGACGCCGTTTATTGTCTGGTTAGTGATATTGCAACATAGGAGTATGACGTGGCATTTGGAGAGAATGGGGAGGTGGGCTGAGGATTTGGCAGCGCGTGGAGGGAAGGCGCGTGGTGATCCGGCTATGGGGACCCCACGTATGGAGGTGAGGAAATTTGCTAGGGGTTATTCACAGTTGTTTGAGTTGATGCTTGAACATGCTCAAATGGAAGAGAGAGTTGTGTTTCAAATCTTGGAAAAGGCTGATAGAG GATTGTCTAAAGCTGCAAATGAGGAGCATGCAAGGGACCTTCCTATGATGAATGGTATTAAAGAAGATATCAAATCTATAGGAGTTCTTGATTCAGGTCATCCTGCCTACCAAGAGTCCCTTTGCAACCTCTCTACTCGACTCAAAACCTTAAAG GAGCATAGCAAGAAACACTTTGAAGAGGAGGAGAAGAATCTACTGCCACTGATGGAGGCAACCGAATTGAGTAAAGCGCAACAGGATAAAGTCCTAGACCAGTGCCTGGATGTCATGCAGGGGACCCATTCACATCTGTTTCGTTTCTTTATGGAAGGCCTCCTCCCTCAGGACGCAATGCATTACTTGGACATGCTTTCTAGGTGCAGCGACCAAAACCGAGTAACCTCAATGCTCAGGTTAATTGTTGACAAGGTTGTATGA